One Raphanus sativus cultivar WK10039 unplaced genomic scaffold, ASM80110v3 Scaffold1012, whole genome shotgun sequence DNA window includes the following coding sequences:
- the LOC130503557 gene encoding uncharacterized protein LOC130503557: MAKITNLDFAPLSVRSDNYLQWALAVEISLGAKGLEQCIVPQNETTKKENSQTLVIIRHHIEESLKAQYLTVSDPYELWKELKMRYDHQKTLILPGTTYEWTHLRSQDFKYVNEYNSALFKIVSKLRLCGETVTDKQLLEKTFQTMSSSNMLLQQQYRLKGFNTYCELISCLLLAEQNNELLLKNSELRPPGSKPVPEANHTSNEPNDGAEVNHVRYDQKGRSSSYGRGRGRGGQGRGSGRGGYGKGRNTPYDRPNQSNNGHGKSKGNGTSSNHRILQAHLAIDAESLGKELPHSQASGRPLSRESQGQESGSTHGVQGW, from the coding sequence atgGCCAAAATCACAAACTTGGACTTTGCACCTCTAAGTGTGAGGAGTGACAATTATCTCCAATGGGCATTAGCCGTTGAGATCTCTCTTGGAGCCAAAGGCCTAGAGCAGTGCATCGTTCCCCAGAACGAAACTACTAAGAAAGAGAACTCTCAAACCCTCGTGATCATCCGTCATCACATTGAGGAGAGCTTAAAAGCTCAATACCTCACAGTAAGTGATCCATACGAGTTATGGAAAGAGCTTAAGATGAGATATGACCACCAGAAGACTTTGATTCTTCCGGGTACCACCTATGAGTGGACTCATCTCAGGAGTCAAGACTTTAAGTATGTGAATGAGTACAACTCAGCCTTGTTTAAAATAGTCTCAAAACTGAGGCTATGTGGCGAGACTGTAACTGATAAGCAGTTGTTGgaaaagactttccagacaatgTCCTCAAGCAATATGTTGCTTCAGCAACAATACAGACTGAAAGGTTTTAATACCTATTGTGAGCTCATCTCATGTCTATTGCTTGCAGAACAGAACAACGAGCTGCTCTTGAAGAATAGTGAGCTTAGACCACCTGGATCTAAGCCTGTCCCTGAGGCAAATCATACCTCAAATGAGCCTAATGATGGTGCTGAAGTCAACCATGTCCGGTATGACCAAAAGGGCCGCAGTTCCTCATATGGAAGAGGACGCGGTCGTGGGGGTCAAGGGCGAGGAAGTGGGCGTGGTGGCTATGGCAAAGGGCGTAACACCCCTTATGACCGTCCAAACCAGTCCAATAATGGGCATGGCAAAAGCAAAGGCAATGGGACATCTTCAAACCACAGAATCCTACAAGCTCACCTTGCCATAGATGCGGAATCATTGGGCAAAGAATTGCCGCACAGCCAAGCATCTGGTCGACCTCTATCAAGAGAGTCTCAAGGGCAAGAATCCGGAAGCACACATGGTGTACAAGGATGGTGA